The Plasmodium cynomolgi strain B DNA, chromosome 13, whole genome shotgun sequence DNA segment AGATAGGCACACGGAGGAACAGGCCCATGGAGGGACATGCATCGGCAGAACATTGCGGAGTGTCCCAAAGTGCGCCCAAACGGGGAGAAGCCCAAATGGCGACGCGCAAAATAACGCGAAGGGGCGCATGCAGCTCAGCGGGGCCTTCTACCAACCACTTCACATCCACACCCTTTTCATTTGCAACTGAGTAGAACGCTTAACATATGTCACGCCGGGGGAGTTAGGGAAATAGCAACGGTGCCGAAGGAAAGCAAGCATATGTATTGGTCCTGCTCAGATGATGGTAAAGggagtttcctttttttgtttttcattccaTGCAGATGTGTCACTGTGTCGTTACACGGATGTGTTTCTCTGTTGGCATTGCGTTCCGTTggaccaatttttttctctcatttttttttttttttttgttccccctttttaggAACTGTGAGACAATTTGACACGAGGGAGAAGCACGTGTGCAGGGTGCCCAACTGTAGAAATGTAAGATGAGTGGCAGAACGGTGGAGTGGCGGAACGGTGGAGTGGCGGAACGGTGGAGTGACAGAACGGTGGAGTAGCATAACGGTGGAGTGACAGAACGGTGGAGTAGCAGAACGGTGGAGTAGCATAACGGTGGAGTAGCATAACGGTGGAGTGACAGAACGGTGGAGTAGCAGAACGGTGGAGCGCCAAAACTGCCACGCAGCCAAAGTGCGAAGTGGCGGGCGAAGATTCACCCCTACATGTGCACAGACaaacaaaaatgcatatcTGTGCATAGACACACAGAAATACATATCTATGCACTCACGCACAAACGCACGCAGGTAATTATAAACCTTAACAGAATTATCTGTGGAAATTCAGCAGGACCGAAATACTCGGGGAACAGAGAGAGAGACTACGAAAGGTTCGATAAGTACTTCAGGAACGGCTACAAGTTGATTAGGGCCATGAACGAATGCAATTTCTTGGTGGATTCCTTTATTAAAGAGGTAGCTCTGCGTGGGAGGGGTGGTGCCTATAGCAGAGCGGCAAACGGGACAGTGGCGAGTccaaaccctaaacctaaaccctgaactaGACCGAGATAAGCCGCCCTCTCCACTACACCCAAACCGATCTCCTCACTCTTCGCACTCGCTTCACCCCCGCGCAGGTAAGATCCATCGCTGTGAACCCCCTGTACAACAACTACATCGGGGTGTGCGCGAACGACATGCTCATACGTGTGTACGACCGTCGGATGCTGGGCTTATACACacaattggaaaaaatgcatctgCGAAACAACGTTCCTTCGGATACATACTACCCAAAACATCTGTGGAACTACGCTGATGGAGACTCTACGAAAAGAATCAAGTCGTCACCTATCTATGGCACCCACCTAGCCTGGTCCAACAATGGAAAATACTTAGCAGCGACGTACTGCCGAGAGCATGTGTACCTATTCAGCTTCTTGAACCAAGAGGAAGAGAGATGCCTGAGTTACAACACCGTAGATAATAAGTACACGTTCGATTACTCCAAGAATTACGACATATTGTTTCCACCGCGTCTCccagaggagggggaggacgTGCCCCGACTGGCCTGCAGAAGTAGTGGAAATGTAGGCAGTAGAAACGTAGGCAGTGGAAACGTAGGCAGTGAAAACGGAAAGCAGCACGGATGGTCCATTCCCCCCGTCGGCGATGACGATCGTGGAACCTACAAGGAAGAGGTGGCACGGATAAAAGACACAGAGAAGCAAGCTAGAGAAGCATACGAAGCAAAAAACTACTACAATGCTGAGTACCTGTACAACGAATGTCTAAACATGGTGCAACATAAAGACATAAGGAAGGTCCTTTACTGTAACCTAGCCATCACTCTACTGGAGAGGAGAGCCAAAAATGACGCCTACGTAGCAGAGAGCTATGCCTTGGAAGCACTCAGATTAGACCCCAACTATTACAAGGCCGTCTACAGAAGAATACAAGCTAACATCGTGAACAAGAAATTAATTAACGCATATAGAATTACCCTCTGTGCATGCAAGAGTTATCCTGAGGTAgatgaatttatttacttaaaaaaaaaactcacgaAGAAGCTGTACCAGGTGTATAAGGACAGAATCGTCACACTTAAGGAGATACGTCAGGGGGAACATAAAAGGGGCATACAAAAGAGGGACACAGGAAAGGGGGACacagaaaagggggagtGGGAGAAAGGGACCCGAGAGGACCCTccgaggaagaagaaggaacgTTACGATGATGCTTCTCCCATTGATAGAAGATCTGAGCGCGGTGATGGAGCAGCACACCGAGCAGAAAACCACCTCATCGAGATGCAGGAGGGAGGGGCACACTGGAGCAACCGTTTGGGTAACGCATCCGAGGATGATCCCTCCCATAACAGGACTAACGATGAAGGTGGTGCTGGTCTGAAGGTGGGACGCGAAAATGGGTGCAACTTAGGAAGCGAATTGAAAGGCAAAAGCAGCAATGAACGACTCCCCGGGGGGACAAAGAAAACAGCGAATAGAACAGCGGGGACGATGGGGACGACAATAGAGACGACGGCAGCGAAGACGACAGCGAAGACGACGCAGGAGAAGACCCCACGAGGAAGAAACACATCCCGAGGCGATGAAAATGGACGCACCGGTGAAAATAAGAAGCAGGGGCAGTCTTCTGAATACAACTCGAACAGCCTCCAGAACTGCCCCGTCGAAACGACCAaacggaggaagaagaaaaagaagagcaaCGATGGCGGGaaggcggaggaggaggaagccgCCTGTAGTAGTAGGGCCATCTCATGGGGGGGTGCAAAAAGTAGCGAaacagaaggaggagaaaacatGGAAATGCTAGTCACCAATGAACAGTTAGAAAGCGTAGAAAAGGTAGAAAGTGTGGAAAGCGTAGAAAACGTGGAAAGCGTAGACACCGTAGAGCCCCTCGAAATCACGCGGGGAGCAGATAACGCGAATCAAGATGAGGTAGGAGCCATCAGGAGAGAGGATGAGACTCGGGACGAAATGGTGGAAGGCCTGATACACCACGAAGACGACAGGGGATGGAAAAACGGAGGCACGAGGGAAGAACCGCCGAAGGGAAACAACCCCGATAGAGGCAAGTCgagagaaataaaaggatACCAGGTAGTGGATCTCGAGGATGGTGACGTAGTGAATCTGATGAGAGGCGACGCGGTAGAGGATGAAGTAGACGACGAGGTGGACGACGCGGTAGAGGACGAACTAGCCAACGAGGTAGACGACGTGGAGACcatgggaaggaaaaaacgaagcaTAAGTAGAGAAAGAAATTGTATACGTCTAATTAATGAAATTTCAACTCACTTAAAAAATCAGGTGATTACTTCTTATCcgttcttccttcttttccacGTGAGTCATTGCTATAGGAGCTCTATAACAGCATGGAATGGATGGcccaaacaaaaatatttggcAGCAGTGGAGAAGCaggtgagaaaaatgaaaaagaagataCACCTCCTTAAACATAACTACAGTGAAGGGAtgtataaaaagaaacagaagaagGTGGTAAAGGTTAATAGGAACTATGAGTATATCCTTTGtatggaaaagaagaaaaggaggtgTGATGAGCTGAACATGATCCAAGAGATCGAGGTTGGGAGAAGTTCGCAGGAAGAGCTCCCGGTGGGGAAGCAGTCAGTGGGGGAGCCAATGGGCAGCAGGTTAAACGTAGGGGAGGCGGGCGCACTCAGGAGCGGAGAAGAAAACGCAGGCAGAAACCCCAACACCCGAAGTGTCGGAAGTGTTAGAAGCCAGGACGCGACAAGGACAACAAGGGGAAACCCacggggggaagaaacacGCACCCGTAATGAACCCCCCTCCGATAAGGAGGAGACGAAGTCAAAGAAAGGGACAGAGGAGACGAAAAAGAAGACAGAGGAGGAGACGAAGTCAAAGAAGGGGACAGAGGAGACGAAGTCAAAGAAGGGGGCAGAGGAGACGAAGTCAAAGAAGGGGACAGAGGAGACGAAGGTAGAAAAGGGCGAAAGCGATCACTGCAAACAAACAGAAGACTCAGAATGGATTTCCTCCCCTTCGAACACAGACACAGATGACCCACGTGAAAACAAAGGAAGCAATTTAAGGGAACGAATTAAAAAGGACATCGACTACATTATCGAGAAGTCATTTGGGAAAACAAAGGTGGAAGACATCCCTAGGATTGAATTGTATCGCTCTGCATTCAACGTTACTCCCATTAGTGACAGCATCCCAGAAGGAGGTAGTACCAACGTGTTGGGCCAGATTCAGGAGGATATGGATTGGGACACAGATTCATCAAGTGCCCTTAATGAATTCGATGAAGCTCTAGCCATGGcgaataatacatataatagtGACGAGAGTCACATTGCAGAGGTGGGTGGACAGTGCCCATGCATGCAAAATGGCAGCGCCCCCACAGGTATAACCCGTATCCATTACACAATAGAGGCTATCCCCACTGAGTATATTTCggattttaattttagatACTATACGATAGACA contains these protein-coding regions:
- a CDS encoding hypothetical protein (putative) — encoded protein: MCTDKQKCISVHRHTEIHIYALTHKRTQVIINLNRIICGNSAGPKYSGNRERDYERFDKYFRNGYKLIRAMNECNFLVDSFIKEVRSIAVNPLYNNYIGVCANDMLIRVYDRRMLGLYTQLEKMHLRNNVPSDTYYPKHLWNYADGDSTKRIKSSPIYGTHLAWSNNGKYLAATYCREHVYLFSFLNQEEERCLSYNTVDNKYTFDYSKNYDILFPPRLPEEGEDVPRLACRSSGNVGSRNVGSGNVGSENGKQHGWSIPPVGDDDRGTYKEEVARIKDTEKQAREAYEAKNYYNAEYLYNECLNMVQHKDIRKVLYCNLAITLLERRAKNDAYVAESYALEALRLDPNYYKAVYRRIQANIVNKKLINAYRITLCACKSYPEVDEFIYLKKKLTKKLYQVYKDRIVTLKEIRQGEHKRGIQKRDTGKGDTEKGEWEKGTREDPPRKKKERYDDASPIDRRSERGDGAAHRAENHLIEMQEGGAHWSNRLGNASEDDPSHNRTNDEGGAGLKVGRENGCNLGSELKGKSSNERLPGGTKKTANRTAGTMGTTIETTAAKTTAKTTQEKTPRGRNTSRGDENGRTGENKKQGQSSEYNSNSLQNCPVETTKRRKKKKKSNDGGKAEEEEAACSSRAISWGGAKSSETEGGENMEMLVTNEQLESVEKVESVESVENVESVDTVEPLEITRGADNANQDEVGAIRREDETRDEMVEGLIHHEDDRGWKNGGTREEPPKGNNPDRGKSREIKGYQVVDLEDGDVVNLMRGDAVEDEVDDEVDDAVEDELANEVDDVETMGRKKRSISRERNCIRLINEISTHLKNQVITSYPFFLLFHVSHCYRSSITAWNGWPKQKYLAAVEKQVRKMKKKIHLLKHNYSEGMYKKKQKKVVKVNRNYEYILCMEKKKRRCDELNMIQEIEVGRSSQEELPVGKQSVGEPMGSRLNVGEAGALRSGEENAGRNPNTRSVGSVRSQDATRTTRGNPRGEETRTRNEPPSDKEETKSKKGTEETKKKTEEETKSKKGTEETKSKKGAEETKSKKGTEETKVEKGESDHCKQTEDSEWISSPSNTDTDDPRENKGSNLRERIKKDIDYIIEKSFGKTKVEDIPRIELYRSAFNVTPISDSIPEGGSTNVLGQIQEDMDWDTDSSSALNEFDEALAMANNTYNSDESHIAEVGGQCPCMQNGSAPTGITRIHYTIEAIPTEYISDFNFRYYTIDSNNVLMDTRLANEARNGRSNQTPLSTGTVGNDSGATGGERGTNSRVSGARRGVSGARRGVSGARRGVSGARSGDSGARSGDSGARSGDSGARRGVSGARSGASGARSGASGARGGASGARSGASGARSGASGEVSGSARDNHTCQFCGMVCRGTSTDVNAENRGMARHLVRGINMCGYIGEMSQANVAGLNEQRGEAREEAREEARGRSNRESKERCEGSPQIETVVRKGQGNLVDQKGDLKKKSAGGNGGDIGGKDKHVYSHGRKKKANKNVAQSSGEDKRESCLRVSRSGDSSRRRDHAKGTAKRKKPRPVGGSSDSSGSGGSMGGSSGGRSGRSIGRSIGRSIGGSSGRSSGDSPSSSDGDTKSGAVDYEEHLRNNMSSKVDNHMREFKDFIKKRMNV